A section of the Flavobacterium sp. CG_23.5 genome encodes:
- the dinB gene encoding DNA polymerase IV, with protein sequence MARSIVHMDMDTFFVSCERLTNSKLNGLPLIIGGGDRGVVASCSYEARTFGVRSAMPIKMALRLCPQAKVMKGDMELYSKLSHDITQVIEEKAPIVEKASIDEFYLDITGMDRFHGCYQWTNELAQSITKETGLPLSFALSVNKTVSKIGTGESKPIGKLEIPETMVKTFLNPLSIQKIPMVGDVTFQLLSRIGIRTIQTLSEMPAEVLQQMIGKNGIDIWKKANGIDNNPVEPYTERKSISTEHTFGQDTIDIQKLKSILVGMVEKLAFQLRSEEWLTSTVVIKIRYSNFDTETKQCRIPYTSADHTLTRSVTELFDKLYQRRMRLRLIGIRFSGLVRGTYQINMFEDTEEMLSLYQAMDRMKKRYGFDAVARCAGANLKTKILPR encoded by the coding sequence ATGGCAAGGTCAATAGTACACATGGATATGGACACTTTTTTTGTGTCCTGCGAAAGGTTAACCAATTCAAAACTAAATGGTTTACCGCTGATTATTGGTGGTGGTGACAGAGGCGTGGTCGCTTCTTGTTCCTATGAAGCCCGGACATTTGGTGTTCGCTCTGCAATGCCCATTAAAATGGCACTTCGTCTTTGTCCGCAGGCAAAAGTAATGAAAGGAGATATGGAATTATATTCTAAATTATCCCATGATATTACCCAAGTTATTGAAGAAAAAGCGCCCATTGTAGAAAAAGCGAGTATCGATGAGTTTTATCTAGACATTACGGGAATGGATCGATTTCACGGCTGTTACCAATGGACAAATGAACTTGCACAATCAATTACAAAAGAAACAGGATTGCCACTAAGTTTTGCACTATCCGTTAACAAGACCGTTTCAAAAATTGGAACTGGAGAATCAAAACCAATAGGAAAATTAGAAATCCCAGAAACCATGGTGAAAACGTTTTTGAATCCATTGTCGATCCAAAAAATTCCCATGGTTGGTGACGTCACTTTTCAATTGTTGTCGCGCATTGGCATTCGAACCATTCAAACACTTTCAGAAATGCCCGCAGAAGTGCTGCAGCAAATGATTGGTAAAAATGGTATTGATATTTGGAAAAAAGCAAACGGCATTGATAATAATCCGGTGGAACCTTATACGGAACGGAAATCAATTTCGACGGAACACACCTTTGGACAAGACACTATCGACATTCAAAAATTAAAATCAATATTAGTTGGTATGGTCGAAAAACTGGCTTTTCAGTTGCGTTCGGAGGAATGGCTCACCTCAACAGTTGTGATAAAAATACGCTATTCTAATTTTGATACCGAAACAAAACAATGCCGAATCCCATACACTTCGGCTGATCATACTTTGACAAGGAGCGTTACTGAATTGTTCGATAAGTTGTATCAGCGTCGCATGCGGTTGCGGCTAATTGGTATTCGCTTTAGCGGATTGGTTCGCGGAACCTACCAAATCAATATGTTTGAAGATACCGAGGAAATGCTGTCGCTGTATCAGGCGATGGATCGAATGAAAAAACGCTACGGTTTTGATGCGGTAGCCCGTTGTGCCGGCGCAAATCTTAAAACAAAGATTCTACCACGATGA
- a CDS encoding DNA polymerase III subunit alpha gives MYLNCHSYHSLRYGTIPLTELVQMAAACGVKAMALTDINTVTGIYDFIKECQAVNIKPIVGIEFRYHNKLLYIGLAKNAAGLAEMNRFLTQHNFDKTPLPAQAPEFHNVSILYPVENVPDIFRDFEFLGMRPEQLPLLFHPVWKSKLDKMVVLQPVTFRTKKEFNLHKILRAIDTNIILSKLTEADYCRTSETMIPLEDLLGKFSDYPQIIENTESIIAQCNFEFEFKTPKNKTYYTDSGENDMQLLTSLAHEGMLKIYGDTDFLAQARVEKELKVIDELKFSGYFLITWDIIQYSNSMGFMHIGRGSGANSIVSYCLGITDICPIELDLYFERFLNLNRKSPPDFDIDWSWKERDIILEYIFNRYGRDHVAFCGTNVEFKYRSIFREVGKVFGLPKEELDALAKNPMQLHDNNSVVALVQKYGMLLEKYPNQRSMHSCGILISEEPITNYTVLEMPPKGFPIVLFDMHIAEGIGFEKFDILSQRGIGHIDDTVKLLRKNRGIEVNIRNTALSKNEAKCNEFLSTGKTIGCFYIESPAMRGLLRRLKCDNYKILVAASSIIRPGVAQSGMMKEYIFRHNHPDQFEYFHETFQEHLGETYGIMVYQEDVIKIALHFAGVPASDGDVLRRAMSGKGRSMAALQKVKDNFFACCEQKGHPLALSQEIYRQIESFAGYSFCKAHSASYAVESYQSLYLKVHYPIEFMVAVINNQGGFYRTEVYVHEAKMSGGIINTPCVNKSEYEATIYGIEVYLGLMQLEGLDSKTAHRIIAERNRDGEYQSLEDFINRIPIGIEGIQILIFIGAFRFTGQTKNQLLVIARLILVNFKPENRNLMLLQEPVKEYNLPVLERSPFEDAFDEIELLSFPVSCSPFDLLQTKYRGDVLAKDLLKYHKGTVKMLAYLISRKHVPTKRGTMYFGTWIDAEGEFFDTAHFADSLQKYPFQGGGCYLLLGTVEVDYHFPTITITKMAKMPFIPDPRYSNSTDRQYKAHQQIKEDVSMTHRAPYPQEVNLPRHKMSE, from the coding sequence ATGTATCTCAACTGCCACTCTTATCACAGCCTGCGCTATGGCACCATTCCGTTAACCGAATTAGTGCAAATGGCCGCCGCATGCGGTGTAAAAGCCATGGCATTAACTGATATAAATACGGTTACCGGTATTTATGATTTTATCAAAGAATGTCAGGCTGTAAATATAAAACCCATCGTCGGAATTGAATTTAGATACCATAACAAACTACTTTACATTGGCTTAGCCAAAAACGCAGCAGGTCTTGCCGAAATGAACCGTTTTCTGACCCAGCATAATTTTGATAAAACACCCCTACCCGCTCAAGCGCCAGAATTCCACAATGTAAGTATCCTCTATCCAGTTGAAAATGTGCCTGATATTTTTAGAGATTTTGAGTTTTTGGGCATGCGTCCAGAACAACTTCCCTTGCTATTTCATCCCGTATGGAAAAGCAAACTGGATAAAATGGTGGTTTTACAGCCAGTGACTTTTAGGACAAAGAAAGAATTCAATCTGCATAAAATCCTTCGAGCGATTGATACCAATATCATTTTATCAAAACTTACCGAAGCCGATTATTGCAGGACATCAGAAACGATGATTCCATTGGAAGACCTATTGGGAAAATTTAGCGATTACCCTCAAATTATTGAAAACACCGAAAGCATCATTGCCCAATGTAATTTTGAATTCGAATTCAAAACACCCAAAAATAAAACCTATTATACTGATAGTGGCGAAAATGACATGCAGCTGCTAACAAGCCTTGCGCACGAAGGAATGTTAAAGATATATGGCGACACTGATTTTTTGGCGCAAGCCAGAGTAGAAAAAGAATTGAAAGTCATCGATGAGTTAAAATTTAGCGGTTATTTTTTAATCACCTGGGATATCATTCAATACAGTAACAGCATGGGATTCATGCACATTGGTCGGGGTAGCGGTGCCAATAGCATCGTGAGTTACTGTCTTGGCATTACTGACATTTGCCCGATTGAACTGGATTTATACTTTGAGCGTTTTTTAAACCTCAACCGAAAAAGCCCACCCGATTTTGATATTGACTGGAGTTGGAAAGAACGGGATATAATTCTCGAATACATTTTCAATCGGTACGGTCGAGATCATGTGGCTTTTTGTGGTACCAATGTGGAATTCAAATACCGCTCGATATTTCGGGAAGTGGGTAAAGTTTTTGGTTTACCCAAAGAAGAACTGGATGCGCTGGCTAAAAATCCAATGCAGCTGCACGATAACAACTCGGTAGTTGCCTTGGTACAAAAATACGGTATGCTGCTCGAAAAATATCCCAATCAACGCAGCATGCATTCCTGCGGAATCTTGATTTCGGAAGAGCCTATTACAAATTATACCGTTTTAGAAATGCCTCCAAAAGGCTTTCCCATTGTTTTGTTTGACATGCACATTGCCGAAGGGATTGGTTTTGAAAAATTTGATATTTTAAGCCAGCGCGGCATTGGTCATATCGATGACACGGTAAAACTGCTTAGAAAAAACCGCGGTATTGAAGTCAATATTCGCAACACGGCATTGTCAAAAAATGAAGCAAAATGCAATGAATTTTTAAGTACTGGAAAAACCATTGGCTGTTTTTATATCGAAAGTCCCGCCATGCGTGGCTTATTGCGAAGACTCAAATGTGACAATTATAAAATATTAGTCGCTGCTTCCTCCATCATTCGTCCAGGTGTGGCGCAAAGTGGTATGATGAAAGAGTACATTTTCAGGCACAACCACCCCGATCAATTCGAATATTTCCACGAAACATTCCAAGAACATCTGGGAGAAACTTATGGTATTATGGTGTATCAGGAAGATGTGATCAAAATTGCACTGCACTTTGCGGGAGTCCCCGCCTCGGATGGCGATGTTTTACGTCGGGCAATGAGCGGTAAAGGCCGTTCTATGGCAGCATTGCAAAAAGTAAAGGACAATTTTTTTGCTTGTTGTGAACAAAAGGGACATCCTTTAGCACTCAGTCAGGAAATATACCGGCAGATAGAATCCTTTGCGGGTTACTCCTTTTGCAAGGCACATTCTGCTTCCTATGCCGTCGAAAGTTATCAAAGTTTGTACTTGAAAGTACATTACCCAATTGAATTTATGGTGGCCGTCATCAACAACCAAGGCGGTTTTTACAGGACAGAAGTGTATGTACATGAAGCCAAAATGTCCGGTGGTATCATTAACACTCCCTGTGTCAACAAAAGTGAGTATGAAGCAACTATCTATGGAATTGAGGTCTATCTCGGTTTGATGCAACTCGAAGGGCTCGATTCTAAAACTGCGCATCGCATCATTGCAGAGCGCAATAGGGATGGCGAATACCAGTCGCTCGAAGATTTCATCAATCGCATTCCGATAGGTATAGAGGGAATTCAGATCTTAATTTTCATTGGAGCCTTCCGTTTTACGGGTCAGACTAAAAATCAATTACTGGTAATCGCCAGATTGATACTGGTAAATTTCAAACCCGAGAACCGGAATCTAATGCTGCTTCAGGAACCGGTCAAGGAATACAATCTTCCCGTATTAGAACGTTCTCCTTTTGAAGATGCATTCGACGAAATAGAACTACTCAGTTTTCCGGTCTCTTGTTCCCCATTCGATTTGCTGCAAACCAAATACCGTGGCGACGTCTTGGCCAAAGATTTACTGAAATATCATAAGGGTACAGTGAAAATGCTGGCCTATCTTATTTCGAGAAAACACGTCCCTACTAAAAGAGGCACTATGTATTTCGGAACTTGGATTGATGCCGAAGGGGAATTCTTCGATACAGCTCATTTTGCTGATAGCCTGCAAAAATATCCGTTTCAGGGTGGAGGTTGCTATTTGTTATTGGGAACGGTCGAAGTGGATTATCATTTTCCTACTATTACCATAACCAAAATGGCAAAAATGCCTTTTATTCCTGATCCACGTTATTCCAACTCCACAGACCGGCAATACAAAGCGCATCAACAAATTAAAGAGGATGTGAGTATGACACATCGAGCTCCTTATCCGCAGGAAGTCAATCTGCCAAGGCATAAGATGTCTGAATAA
- a CDS encoding GMC oxidoreductase, producing MQYDFDYIIIGSGFGGSVSALRLAEKGYKVLVIEKGKWYKSDDFAKTNWNLPKWLWMPSLRFFGIMKMSIFKHIVIISGTGVGGGSLVYANTLPVPKSSFYKSGSWSELEDWENELKPFYQKALMMLGAARNPKLFDGDIALKKLAKDIGREDQFEHPDVAVFFGKAGEKVKDPYFEGEGPERAGCNFCGGCMTGCRYNAKNTLDKNYLYLAQNLGAEILAENEVYDVFPIDGKDGATGYKVFANSSTKFFKHKKEFTAKGVIFSGGVLGTIKLLLKLKTKSLPLLSDKVGDDIRTNNETLISVSSLDKSKNLSRGVAIGSLLHTDENSHLEIVRYSEGSGFWKLLHLPLSNGKNTPSRLLNMAQQVLKYPVSYFKIYFVNSWSKSTTVLLFMQSIDSTLKFKNNFFGGMASAVSTGVKPSAYIPESIKLTEKYSKIINGVPTSFALESIAGIPSTAHVLGGAVMGKDSEQGVINKDNEVFGYKNMFVIDGAMISANPGVNPSLSITAIAERAMAQIPFNTDSKL from the coding sequence ATGCAATACGATTTTGACTACATTATAATAGGAAGTGGGTTTGGAGGTTCTGTCAGCGCTTTACGGCTTGCTGAAAAAGGCTATAAAGTTCTGGTGATTGAAAAAGGAAAATGGTACAAATCCGACGATTTTGCCAAAACCAATTGGAATCTTCCTAAATGGCTATGGATGCCGTCCTTACGTTTCTTTGGTATAATGAAAATGAGCATTTTCAAGCATATTGTGATTATATCGGGCACGGGTGTTGGAGGTGGATCTTTAGTTTATGCCAATACCTTGCCTGTTCCAAAATCATCATTTTACAAATCCGGAAGTTGGAGCGAATTAGAAGATTGGGAAAATGAATTAAAACCATTTTACCAAAAAGCGCTTATGATGCTTGGTGCAGCCCGAAACCCAAAATTATTTGATGGAGATATTGCGTTAAAGAAATTAGCAAAAGATATAGGACGAGAAGATCAATTTGAACATCCCGATGTCGCTGTTTTCTTTGGAAAAGCAGGAGAAAAAGTGAAAGATCCATATTTTGAGGGTGAAGGACCTGAAAGAGCTGGCTGTAATTTTTGTGGCGGATGCATGACGGGTTGCAGGTATAATGCAAAAAACACATTGGACAAAAATTATCTTTATTTAGCACAAAATTTAGGCGCAGAAATTCTAGCTGAAAATGAGGTTTATGATGTTTTTCCTATTGATGGTAAAGACGGAGCGACTGGATATAAGGTTTTTGCGAATTCAAGCACTAAATTTTTTAAGCACAAAAAAGAATTTACTGCCAAAGGAGTGATTTTTTCTGGAGGAGTTTTGGGTACCATCAAATTACTCCTAAAACTAAAAACAAAATCACTTCCGTTATTGTCAGATAAAGTGGGAGATGATATAAGAACAAATAACGAAACGCTGATAAGTGTTTCCTCTTTGGATAAAAGTAAAAACTTATCAAGAGGAGTGGCTATTGGAAGTTTACTTCACACGGATGAAAACAGTCATCTGGAAATTGTAAGATATTCTGAAGGTTCCGGCTTTTGGAAATTACTTCATTTGCCTTTATCCAATGGTAAAAATACGCCAAGTCGTTTATTAAATATGGCGCAACAAGTACTAAAATATCCAGTAAGCTATTTCAAAATTTATTTTGTGAATAGTTGGTCAAAAAGCACAACGGTTTTGTTATTCATGCAATCCATTGATAGCACTTTAAAGTTTAAAAATAATTTTTTCGGAGGAATGGCTTCAGCGGTCAGCACAGGAGTAAAACCCAGTGCCTATATCCCTGAATCTATAAAATTAACTGAAAAGTATAGTAAAATAATTAATGGAGTGCCCACCTCATTTGCCTTAGAATCTATTGCAGGAATACCATCAACTGCTCATGTTTTAGGAGGTGCGGTGATGGGAAAAGACAGCGAGCAAGGAGTAATTAACAAGGATAATGAAGTCTTTGGGTATAAAAACATGTTCGTAATAGACGGTGCTATGATTTCAGCTAATCCGGGAGTAAATCCGTCGCTTTCAATCACAGCAATTGCAGAAAGAGCAATGGCGCAAATACCATTTAATACGGATTCAAAATTATAG
- a CDS encoding tellurite resistance TerB family protein — MNSFEDKNNSKQNPVTSEFEAWVGILYSCISADNQITDSETASLSRLLHSKTKFMGIDIGPLYAKSFHLRTEMGQLKYISDCCEWIKDEDKETVFALALEVLLADGILEKEEKNIIEVLSKLLKMDLGMASKIIEVIFLKNKGNVKGI; from the coding sequence ATGAACTCATTTGAAGATAAAAATAATAGTAAACAAAATCCTGTAACCTCAGAGTTTGAAGCTTGGGTTGGAATTTTATACTCTTGTATTTCTGCAGACAATCAAATTACGGATTCGGAAACAGCATCATTATCACGATTGTTGCATTCTAAAACGAAATTTATGGGAATCGATATTGGGCCTCTTTATGCAAAATCATTCCATTTAAGAACGGAGATGGGACAATTAAAATACATTTCGGACTGTTGTGAATGGATTAAAGACGAGGATAAAGAAACGGTATTTGCTCTCGCATTGGAAGTTTTACTTGCGGATGGAATATTGGAGAAAGAAGAAAAAAATATAATTGAAGTTTTATCAAAACTGCTGAAAATGGACCTTGGAATGGCCAGTAAAATAATTGAAGTTATATTCTTAAAAAATAAAGGGAATGTTAAAGGAATATAA
- the katG gene encoding catalase/peroxidase HPI produces the protein MENNTKPTSYDVNAETKCPFSGVVAPKQSTGKGNSNRDWWPNQLKLNILRQNSPLSNPMGDTFNYAEEFKSLDLATLKKDIMDVMTTSQDWWPADYGSYGPFFIRMAWHSAGTYRIADGRGGAGFGTQRFAPLNSWPDNANLDKARLLLWPLKQKYGKKISWADLMVLTGNCALESAGFETFGYAGGREDVWEPQEDIYWGSEKEWLALSNTPNSRYSGDRDLENPLAAVQMGLIYVNPEGPDGNPDPLLAAHDIRETFKRMAMNDEETVALIAGGHTLGKTHGAADPNKYVGSEPAGSLIDAQGQGWKNTYGTGNAGDTITSGLEGAWTTTPIKWSHNYFENLFGFEWELTKSPAGAHQWRPKDNAGAGTVPDAHDATKSHQPFMLTTDLSLRVDPIYEKISRHFFENPTEFNDAFAKAWFKLTHRDMGPKVRYLGPEVPAEELIWQDPVPAVSHPLIDVQDIALLKANILASGLSIPELVSTAWASASTFRGSDKRGGANGARIRLEPQKDWKVNNPSQLERVLNKLQSIKNEFNNAQPNGKQVSIADLIVLGGSAGIEKAAANAGQYVTVPFSPGRTDASQEQTDIESFAVLEPQADAFRNYVKTKFTVSAEEMLVDKAQLLTLTTPEMTVLVGGMRVLNTNFDQSQNGVFTKHPEALTNDFFVNLLDLSTTWKAVSESDDAFVGSDRMAGGLKWIGTRVDLIFGSNSELKAIAEVYGCADAQEKFVKDFIAAWTKVMNLDRFDLV, from the coding sequence ATGGAAAATAACACAAAACCAACATCCTACGACGTCAACGCAGAAACCAAATGCCCTTTTTCTGGGGTAGTTGCTCCAAAACAAAGCACTGGTAAAGGAAATAGCAACCGCGACTGGTGGCCAAATCAATTGAAATTGAACATTCTGCGCCAAAACTCTCCTCTTTCCAATCCGATGGGAGACACATTTAATTATGCTGAAGAATTCAAGTCTCTAGATTTAGCAACTTTAAAGAAAGATATCATGGATGTCATGACCACATCTCAGGATTGGTGGCCTGCTGATTACGGTAGCTATGGCCCGTTCTTCATTAGAATGGCATGGCACAGTGCCGGAACGTATCGTATTGCAGACGGCCGTGGTGGTGCAGGTTTCGGGACGCAACGTTTTGCACCACTAAACAGTTGGCCAGATAATGCAAACCTAGACAAAGCTCGTTTGTTATTATGGCCACTCAAACAAAAATATGGGAAGAAAATCTCCTGGGCTGATTTAATGGTTCTAACTGGTAACTGCGCGTTAGAATCGGCTGGTTTTGAAACCTTTGGCTATGCTGGGGGACGTGAGGATGTTTGGGAACCACAAGAAGATATCTACTGGGGTTCTGAAAAAGAATGGTTGGCACTTAGTAACACTCCAAATAGTCGTTACTCAGGCGATCGTGATTTAGAAAATCCCTTAGCTGCGGTTCAAATGGGGCTTATTTACGTCAATCCTGAAGGTCCTGACGGTAATCCTGATCCATTGTTGGCAGCTCATGATATTCGGGAGACTTTTAAACGTATGGCAATGAATGATGAAGAAACTGTAGCGCTTATTGCTGGTGGACACACATTGGGGAAAACCCATGGTGCCGCTGATCCTAATAAATACGTGGGCTCAGAACCAGCAGGTTCATTAATTGATGCCCAAGGACAAGGTTGGAAAAACACCTACGGCACTGGAAATGCAGGCGATACAATTACAAGTGGTCTTGAAGGTGCTTGGACCACAACACCAATAAAATGGAGTCATAACTACTTTGAAAACTTGTTTGGGTTCGAATGGGAATTGACTAAGAGCCCGGCCGGTGCACATCAATGGAGACCAAAAGATAATGCAGGCGCAGGTACTGTGCCAGATGCTCACGATGCTACAAAAAGTCACCAACCTTTCATGCTGACTACTGATTTATCGTTAAGAGTTGACCCTATATACGAGAAAATTTCAAGACACTTTTTTGAAAATCCAACAGAATTCAATGATGCGTTTGCAAAAGCATGGTTCAAGCTAACGCACAGAGATATGGGGCCAAAAGTACGCTATTTAGGGCCGGAAGTTCCTGCTGAAGAATTAATTTGGCAAGATCCTGTTCCAGCTGTTTCGCATCCATTAATTGACGTACAGGATATTGCGCTATTGAAAGCAAATATTCTCGCTTCAGGACTATCTATACCTGAATTAGTGAGTACCGCTTGGGCATCGGCATCTACTTTCCGTGGATCAGATAAACGTGGTGGCGCTAATGGAGCACGAATTCGTCTAGAACCACAAAAAGATTGGAAAGTAAATAATCCGTCTCAATTAGAGCGAGTATTAAACAAATTGCAGAGCATCAAAAATGAGTTCAACAACGCGCAACCTAATGGAAAGCAAGTTTCAATTGCGGACTTGATCGTTTTAGGTGGTAGTGCAGGTATTGAAAAAGCTGCTGCAAATGCGGGACAATATGTAACAGTTCCTTTTAGTCCAGGACGGACAGATGCATCACAAGAGCAAACAGATATAGAATCATTTGCAGTTCTTGAACCACAAGCAGACGCATTCCGTAATTATGTTAAGACAAAATTTACGGTTTCGGCAGAAGAAATGTTGGTTGACAAAGCACAATTATTAACATTGACAACACCGGAAATGACAGTTCTTGTGGGCGGTATGCGTGTATTAAATACCAATTTTGATCAGTCGCAAAATGGTGTTTTCACGAAACATCCAGAAGCACTTACCAATGATTTCTTTGTGAATCTACTTGATTTGAGTACCACTTGGAAAGCAGTATCAGAATCTGATGACGCCTTTGTAGGAAGTGATCGTATGGCTGGTGGATTGAAATGGATTGGAACTCGTGTTGACCTTATTTTTGGTTCGAACTCAGAACTTAAAGCCATTGCCGAAGTTTATGGTTGTGCAGATGCTCAAGAAAAATTTGTAAAAGACTTTATTGCAGCTTGGACTAAAGTGATGAACCTTGACCGTTTCGACTTGGTTTAA